A portion of the Carya illinoinensis cultivar Pawnee chromosome 11, C.illinoinensisPawnee_v1, whole genome shotgun sequence genome contains these proteins:
- the LOC122281839 gene encoding probable methyltransferase PMT18, producing MAKEYSGSPKLHHLESKRKRLTWILGVSALCILSYIFGAWQNTSSPTNRAKVFDKGSCDSGSPPAGNSLPSSMSSSALDFQSHHQVEINKSVEAQKFPPCDMSLSEYTPCQDPVRGRKFERNMLKYRERHCPRKEELLRCLVPAPPRYKSPFKWPQSRDYAWYDNIPHRELSIEKAVQNWIQVDGNRFRFPGGGTMFPRGADAYIDDINELIPLKSGSIRTAIDTGCGVASWGAYLLKRDILAMSFAPRDTHEAQVQFALERGVPAMIGVMASQRLPYPARAFDMAHCSRCLIPWQKYDGMYLIEVDRVLRPGGYWILSGPPIYWKRHWRGWERTQEDLKREQDSIEDVAKRLCWKKVIENHDLAIWQKPINHIECIKSRKVYKTPHICQSDNPDTAWYRNMETCITPLPEVSSSDEVAGGAVEKWPQRAYAIPPRIISGSIPGITTEKFREDNELWKDRVTHYNGIIPLSKGRYRNIMDMNAYLGGFAAALMKYPVWVMNVVPANSNQDTLGVIYERGFIGTYQDWCEAFSTYPRTYDLIHAGGLFSIYQDRCDIAYILIEMDRILRPEGTVIFRDTVEVLVKIQGITDGMRWKSRIMDHESGPFNPEKILVAVKTYWTGEATKKQS from the exons ATGGCAAAGGAATACAGTGGATCCCCAAAGCTTCATCATCTGGAATCCAAGAGGAAGCGCCTCACTTGGATCTTAGGAGTTAGTGCGCTCTGCATTTTGTCCTACATTTTTGGGGCTTGGCAGAATACTTCTTCCCCCACAAATCGAGCCAAGGTCTTCGATAAAGGCAGTTGTGATAGTGGTTCGCCTCCAGCAGGCAACAGCCTACCGTCATCGATGTCTTCATCTGCATTGGACTTTCAAAGTCATCATCAAGTTGAGATCAACAAATCCGTGGAAGCCCAGAAGTTCCCACCTTGTGATATGTCCCTTAGTGAGTACACTCCTTGCCAAGATCCAGTGAGGGGAAGGAAATTCGAGCGGAACATGTTGAAATACAGAGAGCGGCATTGCCCCAGAAAGGAAGAACTTCTCCGTTGCCTTGTACCTGCTCCACCAAGATATAAGTCTCCTTTCAAGTGGCCTCAGAGCCGAGACTATGCCTGGTATGACAATATACCTCATAGAGAGCTCAGCATTGAGAAGGCTGTTCAGAATTGGATTCAAGTCGACGGTAACCGTTTCAGATTTCCCGGAGGAGGCACCATGTTCCCCCGAGGAGCTGATGCATATATTGATGACATCAACGAGCTCATTCCTCTCAAAAGTGGAAGTATCCGAACTGCAATAGATACTGGCTgtggt GTAGCAAGTTGGGGTGCTTACCTGCTGAAGAGGGACATCTTGGCAATGTCTTTTGCACCAAGGGACACACACGAAGCTCAGGTCCAGTTTGCATTGGAGCGGGGAGTTCCTGCCATGATTGGCGTCATGGCTTCACAGAGGCTTCCTTACCCAGCAAGGGCATTTGATATGGCTCATTGTTCCCGTTGCTTGATTCCCTGGCAGAAATATG ATGGTATGTATCTAATTGAAGTGGACAGAGTTCTAAGGCCTGGTGGTTACTGGATTCTTTCCGGCCCTCCTATCTACTGGAAGAGACACTGGAGAGGATGGGAAAGAACTCAAGAAGATTTGAAACGAGAGCAAGATTCAATTGAGGATGTTGCCAAGCGCCTGTGCTGGAAGAAAGTTATTGAAAATCATGATCTTGCAATTTGGCAAAAGCCCATCAACCACATTGAATGCATTAAGAGTAGGAAGGTTTACAAAACGCCACATATTTGCCAGTCAGACAATCCAGACACTGCTTG GTACAGAAACATGGAAACTTGCATAACCCCGCTACCAGAGGTAAGCAGCTCAGATGAAGTTGCTGGTGGAGCAGTGGAGAAGTGGCCCCAGCGCGCATATGCCATCCCTCCTAGAATTATTAGCGGTTCAATACCAGGCATTACTACTGAGAAATTCCGTGAGGACAATGAACTATGGAAAGACAGGGTGACACATTACAATGGGATCATTCCCCTATCGAAGGGACGATACAGGAACATAATGGACATGAATGCCTACCTTGGTGGATTTGCTGCAGCCTTGATGAAGTACCCTGTGTGGGTTATGAATGTGGTTCCTGCCAATTCGAACCAGGACACTCTAGGTGTGATATATGAGCGTGGTTTCATTGGGACATACCAGGATTGGTGCGAGGCATTCTCGACATATCCAAGAACATATGATCTCATTCATGCAGGCGGTTTGTTCAGCATATATCAAGACAG GTGCGACATCGCCTACATTCTGATAGAAATGGATAGGATCCTGAGGCCGGAAGGGACAGTTATATTTAGGGATACAGTAGAGGTTCTCGTGAAGATTCAGGGTATAACTGAcggaatgagatggaagagccGGATTATGGACCACGAAAGCGGACCCTTCAATCCGGAGAAAATTCTTGTTGCTGTCAAAACCTACTGGACCGGTGAAGCTACTAAAAAACAAAGCTag